The stretch of DNA cccTGCCTCTGACCTGATTAGATGGTTACAAATCCACAACAGGCAAGAATTCCTGCTGGTCGGTGACTCAGCTCCTCCCCTGCCTGTGTCTCTGGTCTCAACTAAGCAGCTGGCCTTTGATTTGATGCTTGGTGGACTTAGAAACTGACTTCTAATCAGGTGGCTAGTTCATTCCTCTAACTAGCCAGTCTTGACCGGGACTTTCTCTGAGCCTGGCACTGTGCTGGACCCTAGGGAGTGGTATGACCTAGGTAGGTCCTTCTTTGGAGGCCCTACTGTTTGCAGGGGTGTCCAACCTTTTGATAGTGTGACTTGATGTTGTGATGTGATGATTGATGTTGATATGTTGGGCTGTGTTGGTAGCTCTCCTGGGAGGCAAACAGCCCTTGGACCTCAGATTGGGCACACTTGAAGtctagagagaagacagaaaatatgAATAGGGAGACCCAGCAGGGCAAGACGGCAGAGAGGCCTTCAGCTGCCCATCAAGCAGGAAACAGGGCAACTTTAGCTTAGTCTCGAAGAAGGATAAGGTTGTCCCATAAACGGCCAGATGGTCTGCGCAAAGGCCCTATAGCTTTGGTGTGTTGGAGCTCAGTGGCAAGCCTGCTTTCTGTGCTGGTTGAAGATGCCTTTTGCCCATAACAAATTGACCCTAATTTGAAGGGATTGCCAACAGAGAGGTGTCTCCATCTCTGGCCACACACAGAGCTTGTGTCTTCCTGGAAACCAGCTCAGTGCAGCTGGCACAGCCTCCTCCCTAGGCAGGCTCTGAGCAGCGGGCTGCTGTGTGGTGAGGAGAACAAGGCGACATTATGAGAGTTTCACAGGCTGGCTGTGGGCAGACAGAAGGCCCGAGTGTGCCCAGGGACAGCAGACTGCTTAGAATAGATCACCAAGCTTGGCTCTGGGAGCCAGGAGAGCAGCCAACAAGAACCAGGTCTTTATGAAGGGGAGGCCCGGCTTGGCATGAACAGAGAGTGTGCATACCTGTCATCTATCTACAGCTTTTGACAGGCCTCTGGCTCTGGGTGGCCCCACGGACATGGACACTCGCAGCAAAGTTTACAGGTGGACTGTCTGCTAAGGGATGCAGCACCCAGCTCCTTCCCTGTGCCTCCCACTCCAGAACACAGACAAATGAAACCAGTGGCAGATGAAAACAGCCTCCCAGGCTCTGTGCACTGGACAGGAAGTAGACAGCTCATCTGTAAGCCCAGGAGGTGGGCTGCGGGAGCACCGCCTATAGAGATGGAAACTGGTGGTCAGAGAACACAGTCACGTGACCCATTCATAGCCGGTAAATGACAGATGGGCATGGAGCCTAGACCTGCCTGAGCCCAGGCCTGGTTCACACTGCTGTGAAAGTGCGTATGGCAGTACTCTTATCACATTGGCTATGGAGAACATCACTCAACATTGCATGGCCAAACAGCTGTTTATGAAGATTCTGGGGCTCAGGAATTGGGTGGGGCTAcactgctggggctggagaagcTGAGCCTTGATCAGTCCTCATTGCAATGACTAGGCTATCCATCAGGGGCCCtagctcctcctccagcctctccccgCAGCCCTTCCTGGGAGCTGGTTGGGGCTTCCTCACAGCATACAGCCCTCTAGCTGAGCATCTCCAAGGAAGTGGGTGAGGAGACTGTAGTATCTAGTCATGAACGCTGACCCACTTTCAGCCATACAGGAAAACAAGATCCACATAAATGACTTCCGAGCCCAGCACAGGGTGGGGCTCAGCAGGTCCTCAGGAGACTTTCATAGGTCCATTGAACTCATGGATTCTCCATCACTGTttccagaggaggaaactgaggcctagggAACTGACTAATTGGCTTAAGACCACTTTGCTGAGCAATGCTACACCACATCGCCCCCTCGTGGCCACAGGTAGCAGCATGTCCTGAGTACAAGGCCAGGGTTTCTGAGGTGTGGGTTAGGGACCAGGCCCTCCTGGGACTACTTTGCCAGGTCCTGGGTGATGGCTGCCTTTGGTGCTGCTGAGGGGTGGGGCTCTGCAGAGCAGATAAGCTAAGTGACTCCTCACCTGGTTATCCCAGTCAAAATCTCCACAGAGCAGACTTTACAGGCAGGAGAGGCCGAGGGACCTGAACACAGGCACTTCGCATCCACCCTCACCTGACGctgctccttttcctctcttccttcctaggAAACCTGGTGCCCTCCTCTTGACCCCATGGAGCTCTCTGTGTTCACGCTCAGAAATGTGTCTCTACACAGCGGGCACATAGATGTCGATTACCTGGAACAGGAAGACTTTCtgatctctccctctcccttcatccctctcccctccccttcactGTCCTTGACCCTCTCTTTCAAtctctggtttttgagacaatatctcactatgaagaccatgctggcctccaactcacaatcctcgtgcctctgcctcctgagtactggattacagctgtgtaccaTCACACTGGCTCTGATCTTTCTCCTGGAGTTTCACTGTTCCTCTAGATCTACCCAGTACCAGTTAGGATAGATGACTGGGTGCTGAGTCCCCCATGTAGACACCACTTCAGCCCCAGTGCTTGCGTCCTGCTGTCTTCACTGAGAACCTGAtagaaaaccaacaaaaaaggcaggtggagccgggcggtggtggcgcacgcttttaatcccggcactctagaggcagaggcaggcggatctctgtgagtttgagaacagcctcatctacagagtgagttccaggacagacaccaaaactacacggagaaaaaccaaaacaaaaaaaacaaaaaaaaaagtcaagtggtaatggcacccacctttaatcccagcactctagaggcagaggcaggtgcatctctgtgagttcaaaaacagcctggtctacagagtgaatttcaggacagccagggctacacagagaaaccctgtctcaaaacaacaacaaaaacaaaacacctgataGAAGCTGGcacggtgacacatgcctgtaacttcagcactcACCAAGGACGTAGAGCCATTCTTGGCTGCAGAGAAAgcttttgaggccaacctgggttacatgagaccctgtctcaaaaagaagggggagaaggagggaaggaggaggagaggaaagaggagagggaagaggaggagagggagaaggaggaaggggagaaggaggaaggggaggaggagaggaaggaggaggaagaaataagaataagtaaacaaaaagctGATAGAGAGGCTGCGCGTTACTCTTGTGGCCACCTCGGGGCCTTTCAATGTGCCACTCTTGAGCTCTGCTTCTTGTCATCCTGGATATCCTCCGGCCCTTGTTTTGGGCCCAGCATAGGCAACACCACTTGCCAATGGCCCTGTCCATCTTGGACTACCTTAGAACAGCCCTGGGCACTCTGCTCCTGCCAGACAAGAAATCCCCTTCCCTAGACCTTTATGTCCCACTCAGAACAGAGACAGCCTCTCCGTGTTCACCCACTTTCTGCTGCCCTGGTGCATTGGACTTGGGCAAAGCCACCCACAGCCTGCAGACGGCCTTCTGGAGCCTTCTCAACTACATGCCCCTGTAACTACAAGAGCCAGTTCCCCAATGACCCCTTCCCATAGAGCTATGTGCACATCTTCTTGGCTCAGCCTCTCTGGAGAGCTCCGGCTGATACAGTGTGGCAGAGAGGAGGGATAGGGAAattgggctgaggcaggagggataAGAGGGTGAGTGTTCCTTTAAGGCACGCACACATCAGGCTGGCAAGACATGGCTATAACCCTAGGACACAAAAAGAGGAAGTTAGAAGGAGATGCCTCCAAAGCTGAGGCCAGGGCACACAATGGGGACCAAGAGTCTTGGAAGCACCAGACACCCGCTCCACCTCCCTGTCAGATGCCTCTTCATCCCTCTtgcgcccgccccccccccccattcattcCTGGTACATTGATAGCACTTGCTCTATTGGGCTTGGCCCTAGGTGCCACTGGTTCAGAATGGACAAAAGGGACAAAGTTCAAGGCCTTCCCTTAACCAGGAGACaagagataagtaaataaatgaccGTGCTTCTCTTGGCGGAAGGTCAGAGCTACGAAAATAGTGCAGGGTGAGGGGCATGGCAATCGTGGTGCCCACCGGATGGTTATTCCCAAGTATTAGTGTGCAGCCTCCTCCTCATATCCCACTGCAGGAAGAGGAACAGACACTGTGCCTTGGCTTCGGTTCATCCTGTATTTGTGCTCTGTGCATCTATCATGGAGGTTCCTAGTATTGTGGCTGAGTCCGTCTGCAAATCACTACTGAGTTTGAATTCCTTAAGGCCTTCCCTGCGCCTGTCGCGCCCTCTGGTGGGAAGGAGCTGTCCTGCCGCCAGATGGTCCTGAGAAGCTTTATTTACATAACCACCTTTTTATCTTGCTTCCCCCAGCCGGCTTCACCCCACAGGAAAGATCCCTTCCGTCTTTGATCGACGAAGAGCCTAAAAGGAGTGCTTTCACTCTCCACTCATGGACTAATGATTTAGGCCAATTTGAAAAACGTTTTTGACTTAACAGCCTCACAGCACGTGTAAGGTCTTCTTAGAAAACGTGAATTCTCCACATGCTCATTTGCCTGGCACTGTTAGGAACAAAGCCCACGTGGTTTCCCCTAGGAATCCATGTGCTGTATTTAACCAGTGTAGTCTTGGAACCATGGTTTGGACTAAGCTGGCATCCGACCTCCGCTGCCAGTCTGCCTTGTTCTTGGGTTAGGAATCACGtatcttctctctgtgttcttgGCCTTCCCATGGTATTGATTTCCTGGCAAACATGActttatttgcttttctgttttgataTGATATCCAGCTATGGTGTAGCTCACTCACTGGGCCAGAATGGCTGTCAATCATTTGACAGACATCTGAAAGTTCCTAGCACATTGCTACTGCTGAGAATCCAGGCGAGCCAAGCAGGACCCACAGAACGGACATCCACTGAAGGTGGCCAGGCAGGCTAGTTGGATGCCACAGTCACTATTACACAGGACACCCTGGGCCACTCCCAAAGAGGAAGTAAAGTTGTTGCCAtggttggggttggggttgggtcCTGTGGGGACCGGCAGCCCACAACAGATTTCTGGTTTTATTCTAGTGCCCACATGAACTAATGAGAACATTGGGTAAAGGTCAGTGTATGTCTCAGAGTtttgtggggtggggatgggtggttgggggggtgcatgtgtgtgcctatgcatgGACAAGACAGAAGACAGTTTGGGGTAGCATTCCTCAAGAgacactgtccaccttgtttttgtttcttctgaaaTGGAGTTCCTCATAGCTCacccaagtaggctaggctggctggccagcaagctccggagatcctcctgcctctgcctccctggtactGGGAGTACATCATCATGCCTGACTTTTCTTacgtggcctcaaactcaggtcctagtgCATACAGAGCAAGCACTTCATAAACAGATACATCTCCCCGGACTCAGAGATTTTTAAAGGCCCCGCCTCCTGCCTGTGTGTACAAGGTGGAGagcaaggaagaagaaacaggagaTCACCCAGGGCTACTGAGCTGCTGGTGGTGCCTGTGGGGGTACACTGGGGCAATCCAGTGACAACTTGGTGCCACCTCCTTCTCTGTTAACAGCAGGCCACTCTCAGCCACAGAACTCAGAAGACAGTGCTGTGACCAAGTTTAGAAAGTCAGTCATTAATCAGGTAGGACCCCAGAGTCCCCAAAGTGGGACTCTGCTTTTTTTGTGACTAGGTCTCATATGATCAGCACCCCCTGTGAGGCATCCTGAGCTCCTCTTCCATCTTGTTCACTTGGAACAGCAAGGAAAACATCCTTAGGAACTGGCCCTGCATCTTCCAACGAGGCCCCTTCAGAAGGCTATGTAGCCAAGACAGTTACAAATTTCAAATTCCAGGTCGTTATTAGAATTTTCCTATTGTGTGGCtttagccccacccccacccctagtgtgtgtgtgtgtgtgtgtgtgtgtgtgtgtgtgtgtgtcactgagcTTAGAGCTGTTTCACCTAGAACCGCTGGCCAAAGATCTCctgggatccacttgtctctgcctctcagggctggggttacagatgcagaccaccatgcccaattttgATGCCCAGCTGAGAGGTAAACTGAGTCATCACACAGCAAGCTCATTCCCCActgtcacctccccagcccttttGTATCTCTCATGTCTCAAGAACAATTGTTTTATTGACATACAGCCATGTACAATGGTCTACACACGGTCTCCAGCTGCTTCCCCATTATAAGGGCAGGGGATTAGCCATGGGACCATATGCCTATGATTTTAAAACCTTGGCCAACCAGCCTTTGGGGGAGTATTGACTGCTCCCTGTATCGGCCAGCAGGTTCACACCAGGCAATAAGAACAGTTTCaagactgactcctgaaagttatgGCTTGGGAAACAGTCACAGGCTGCTTGCTGGCCCCTTAGTGGtgagcattgtgtgtgtgtgtgtgtgtgtgtgtgtgtgtgtgtgtgtgtgtgtgtctatcttcAGTCCAGATTGCCAGAGGCCAGCATCAGCTGAGAAACATGCTATATATCCTGGTAATCTTAGTAGTTATGCTTTTGCAAGCAAAGTAGACTGATCCAAGGGTGACTAGTGGGGTGCCCATCCCAAGCTTTGCCAATCTGTCCCATCCATTTATACTAAGTGGGAGTGTtccagaccccagctgcagagatggcctttaagtcttactttttttttttattttatgtgcacgagTATGTCTgtttaccacatgcatgcctggtgccattggaattggagttacagatagttgtgaacctctacatgtttgctgggaattgaactggtgtcctctggaagagcagccagtgctcttaatcactgagccatctctcgagctcCTGGCCTATATATAATGAATGGACTACGAAAGCTTTTTCTACATGTTACTAACTTTGGAAGAAGTAGAATGAAGTTTTCAAAGATCCAGAGGTTCCTGGGGTGTCAGACAGTTTGAAGAGGCAGCCAAGAGGCCTGAAGGCGGCATTGCCGAGCAGTATGGGAGCACCtacattccttttgttttttgcagACAGGGCCTTACTCCCAGCctagcctggaactatgtagctcaagttggagattctgctgcctctgcctcctgaatgctaggattacagatattaGTCACATCTGGCTacaacctcctgaatgctaggattacagatattaGCCACATCTGGCTGCAACCTCTGTTTCTGAGGCTAATGGCCTGTATTGTGCAAGCCAGCAATTCCTCACACTAAGTCAGAGGGTCACAGATCTCTACTAGAAACCCCAGAAGTGCCCACTAACTGGATGCCTTAGAAATAAGGTTCACAGGTAAGCATGTATGTTATCATCTGAACCAGGACTTCTGCATGTACTGTCTGAAGGTTTTATGATTAGCTTTAAAATGTTGAGTCTCTTTCCCTagtgcttattttttttctcgGCCTAGTTTATGGCTTTCTAAGTAAATATATAAGAAACATAATTGATGCATTACTTTACAGAACACTTCAGTTGTACCTTCTGGAATTTAAGGGTTTTACTGTATAGATACCAaacctattttaaatattttcatacttTGTCCTATTTACTACTCTAtcttaagcattttttttcctagagatATGTAAACACTCTtctgttgtttttccagacagggtttctctgcctagcccggctgtcttggaacttgctctgtggattaggttggtcttgaactcagagaacggCTTGCCATTGCCTcccactaggattaaaggcatgtgccatcactgcccagggtaaacaatctttaaaaaaaaaaaaaagatttatttgcaaTAATCTGTACTTCTGTGTCTGGGTTTGTGCATTTGAATGCAGGTGACCtcagaggctagaaaagggcatcagacaGATCCTCTGGAGGTGGAGCTTCAGGCAATTGCGAGCTCTCACAAAAATCAGGTGGGTGTGGGAAAATgaccatgctcttaactgctgagccatctccacagctccTTATgtaagcaatcttttttttttttttttttttttttttgagacagggtttctctgtgtagctttcctggaactcacttggtagcccaggctggccttgaactcacagagatccacctggctctgcctcccaagtgctgggattaaaggcgtgcgccaccactgcccagctttcttggtgtttttgagacagggtgctaCTCTTTAgcacaggttggcctggaactctatttCACATTCAGTGACTGTCATAGAAGTGTATTAAAAACTTGTAGTAGCACCTACTAGATTCTGAACAGTAAATGTAGGTCACTTGTTTGACCCACAGCTCCTAAACTTATGTGTTCTTTGATTTGAACCACAAACCAAATGAATAAATGTCACCATACAACACAGAAGGCCCATGAAAAGCCAAAGAAGAGATTACATTATCAAGtctatttattgagacagggtctctttatgtagccccggctgtcctgaactatgtggaccaggctggcctcaaactaatagagatctgcctgcccctgcctcctgagtgctgggattaaaggcatgcttcactatgcctggctaagtcatttttttttttttttctaatatatggTCTTCTTAGCTATTCAAGCTGacttggaacttactctatagacccgGCTGTCCTGGTACCTGTGATCTTCTTGCccgactcctgagtgctgggattgcaaacatGTGCCTTCACACCTAtgcatgccatcacacctggctccatTACTGATTTTACTTACCCTTACTGACAGCAATACACACAGCTGAGTGCTTACTTGGAGCTACTACCTGGGAGAACCAACTTAGGGAATAGTAGTTTGTTGGTAAGAGACCTCCAAGCATTCTGTATCCCCTAAGTGAacgaaaaaaaaaccctcctacTACTCCCAGGGAAcccagagagaagcagagcagggaAAACAGTAGCAAGGTTGGTTTTCCACACCAGCTTTTGAAGAAGGAAGTTGCCTTTTCTTACTCCACTACTAAAAACATGAATGACAGGCTTATTTCCAGACAAAAcaagaaatatattaaataatttctaGAAGGAAATCTCCTTCAatgaaatttaacattttaattaatgtgCTATAAACCGAACACTGATAACCATACACTAATATGCTTGCTATGATAAACTAAGCCTTTGAATTATACTGTCAAATACAACTTCAGAACTCGCTGCAACAAAACACCCAGTTATTGCTATCTTGAGAAAGTCTTATTTCCTTTGGCTTACAACCTGCAAAGTTGAATATGATTATTAAATAATCCACCATCTATCCTAGAAGGCTACAGAAAATTGAACCACTCACTGTTAGGATTTAAGAATACAGCTTTAATTTCTTGGTCACTTTtgatcatataaatatataaatcttaacAAGGTAACACTGTTAACTGTAATAAAGGCCATAAAAATAACAGCTCTGCCATATTGCACAGATAAATTAATTCAGTTGGCTTCCCCAGCCCCCCACCAAACAACTTCCGGATCAGAACTGGAAGACACGGGGATCTACACTCTCGACATTGAATATTGACAATATCAAGTCGTTTACAGAAAATAAACTTTTAGCAGTTCACATCCTGACATCATAAGGCAGGATCTCTTAACACTCGGAACAAGAGTCTCCTTGGAGTCCTCCTGCGGTAGAGGTGCAAGCTCAGAGCTGTGGTCTGTCATCGCAGCTGGGGAAGTGGTCCTCGGTCCGAAACAGGACCGGCGGCTCGTAGGCAACGCGCTGGGGCCCGGTGGGCGCCGACTTGAAGAGAGCGGGAACACTGATGGTGTGCAACAGCCTCCGGAAAGCCCGAGGGAAGGTCCCCAGCTCGGCTTCGGCCTTGGTGACCTGCTCCTCCAACCTGGCCACGCTGCAGCCGATCATCCTCACGAAGGCCTCGAGCTTGTCGATCCTGCCGTAGATGCGCCTCATCTCCGCCGCTTTGGCGTGAATCTGCGGCACGCCCTCGCTCACCACGTGGGACGAGTCTCCGCGAATCATGTCCAGCATGCCCACGAACTCGTCCACCCTGGCCAGCAGCTCCTCCAGGCTGGCGTCCAGAGCCTCCACCTCGGGCCGCGGGCCCGTGGCGGGCAGCAGGCTGGAGGCGTAGCCCAAGGCGGCGCGGCGCAGCAGCGGCAGGTCGCGGCCCGGCGCGTCCTCGGGGCCGTCATCCTCCCACGGCCCCGACGCGCTGCTGTGGCTCTGCGATACGTGGCCGCTGTCCCCGCTCCACGCAGCACCCAGCGGCTCAGCCTCCTCAGTCGAGGCCTCTCGCGGGAGGGTTCCGCCGGCGGGTCTGTCCTCCATGGCCCGCTCAGCCGCTTCCGGCGCTACGAGATTACGTCACGTTCCCGCGCTCACTGCTTCCGGCGCCGCCTGAATGCGTCATGCTCTTTACAGCCGGATAATCTCCTGCACAGATTCCCAGGGTGCCCAATCGGCTACCGTCCTTCTTGCCCGAGCATTAGTTTTGTGTGCCCGTCCTGTTTCCACATGTTAATATTCCAAAAAGGATGACGATTAGATGATAGATAGGAAGATGGGTAGATGACAGAtacataatagatagatgataaatagattagGCCAGTTGTGCtatatgcctttagtcccagcattccggagacagaggcagacagatctcttgagttcaaggccagcctggccagtttcaggctagccagggctgcatagtgagacctggtctcaaacaaACCGACAAACCAATAGATGattggtaggtagatagatggtaaATTGATAGATGATAGTGTAAGAGGAATACAAAAGCAGATCTAAAGATGTCCAAGTCCCTCTTGCATATCCTCATAGCCAGGTTACCTCTGTCTGTTCACCTGCCCTATGGCCAGTGAGGCTAAGCCTCTGCGGATGGTATGATATTCCAAAGACCTGTCTGGGGAGTCCAACTCCAGGCGTTTTAGCTCAAGGTGTTTGTGCAAACaaaacatttctcatttttattattcaagCAAAAACATGAGGTGACTTTTATAATTAAGCAAATACAAGTACAGCAAGGAAATACACCTGGTGTCATTATCTTCTTTGGTCTTGTGAAAAGAGTCAAGAATATTCCTCCCAGGCCTTTGCCTTTCCACAAAGATAATTTGAATATGCCAGGGCTTTCCCTTCATATCCTTGCTTCCAAGTGTATTCACTTATTATAGTTTATGTGATTCTTTCTAGAAGGCCATCTTGTGGGAAGAACATTCTGCACTCGGCCCCACCCATAGTTCACAGTAAGTTcacagctttcttacacagctccCACATCCATCCAATTGTGTAGGACCCACCAGCACCATGCAAGTTTCCTGCCTGCTTCTTTTCCTTTACCAGTGATAGTAAAATAGactgtaaacaaaacaaagaaggcaGAACACAAAATCATCCTAATGATGTGTTCATCTCAGCCTctttacaaaagaaataataGTTCCCAAGCATGGATTACATCAAGGTGTTCccggggggggagggggggacacacagacacaagatgGGAGTAAAATCCTTAAAATTCTTAGAAACATCGAAGGTGGCATCTCCTAGTACCATGCAGTCTGGTAGATCTTATTCTTCAGCAATGTCATCTGAACACAGGCCTAAGGCAACAAGtgagaaagtggggaacaacTGAGAAAGGCTTGGGCTGTTTACTATCGATGCACATGCACAGgcaggtgcacatgcacaggCAGGCACCCCCACGCAGTGCAAAAGACGAGGTGGTGGAAACAGAGTCGGAGTTTGTTAGGTGTTCAACACGTACTCTTCATGGGTAAAGTTTACATGACCTCTTtctgtagaacattattttaagatgtgttacatttgtttatgctgtggaacatttgtttaatgatgcaaagatgtgttgcattcttttgtatTGCAATTATTTAACtcggtgaagctgtgttactttgcctgcctaaaacagctgatgatctaataaaaagctgaatggccaatagcgaggcaggagaaaggataggtggggctgccaagTAGAGAGACTAAATGGAAGGAgacatctgggaggagaggatctaggagagagagaaggaggaggatgcaaggggccagccacccagctacacaaccagcaatggagtaagaaagaaaagatacatagaaatagagaaaggtaaaagcccagagaggcaaaaggtagacaggataatttaaggaaagcagGCAAAaaacaaggcaagctaaggctgggcatttataattaagaataagcctcgccgggcggtggtggcacatgcctttaatcccagcacttgggaggcagaggccagcctgggctaccaagtgagttccaggaaaggcgcaaagctacacagagaaaccctgtctcaaaaaacaaaaaaacaaaacaaaacaaaaaaagaataagcctccatgtgtgatttatttggaagctggatggtgggcccccaaaagagctaagagcaaaagaataaaaaacaaccaacaacatcttTCCCCACTGGAAATTAGgaattagagaaaaacaaaaacaactttgagCAACAAAATAGAGAAAACTACAAGCTGTTTCAACTCTTCACCATGTCAGTCCTCTGTACTGGCTGACCCGAGTCCATCACTGTGAACCTAAAACAACCAGGAGTAACTTGCCATGCACACCGTGAGCAGTCAGCCTTTCATATCCAgaggttaaaaaagaaatgttaaccACTTCTGGGAATGCTACTTCCTTAATTCAGGGTCCTCTGATGTACTTGCCTTCTAGAAACATCTGGAAAGCCTTAGTAacagcctctctctctgcctttattCTTGCATATTTCTCTTTCCTACATTCACACTCTCCTCTGTTTTGCTGCGTGGTCTAGGTTTTCTTCAGTTTTCCAACATGCTATGCTTAGGCAGGCATACTTTGGGTGACCGTCCTATTGGAAATGGCATTATGTTCCATTGGGTGGTTTTGCAATCTTCCTTATGGTGTCTGCATGGTGACTT from Peromyscus eremicus chromosome 10, PerEre_H2_v1, whole genome shotgun sequence encodes:
- the Bloc1s4 gene encoding biogenesis of lysosome-related organelles complex 1 subunit 4 — encoded protein: MEDRPAGGTLPREASTEEAEPLGAAWSGDSGHVSQSHSSASGPWEDDGPEDAPGRDLPLLRRAALGYASSLLPATGPRPEVEALDASLEELLARVDEFVGMLDMIRGDSSHVVSEGVPQIHAKAAEMRRIYGRIDKLEAFVRMIGCSVARLEEQVTKAEAELGTFPRAFRRLLHTISVPALFKSAPTGPQRVAYEPPVLFRTEDHFPSCDDRPQL